In Oscillatoria acuminata PCC 6304, a single window of DNA contains:
- a CDS encoding transglycosylase domain-containing protein, translating into MSPPQPPQQPKTLLGTITQVTQTVLAKVHFSRLALKPNARVPELWVQDAGTPKPEVYPLLGDRYIIGRSSKTSDIVVRNPVVSQTHASLSRDTNRPNTPFYLKDENSTNGIFRGKRRITSTPIRHRQSFTLGPPELADCVQVQYIDPPPWYVRAARWTFYTSSGVAGLAAVFLGVEWQKFQVRPFPVSMQGPVVVYARDGSTPLRPPFNNAHRELNQLSEFSPYLSDALVASEDSRYYWHFGVDPIGTLRALSVNLRGGSLQGGSTLTQQLARSLFRDYVGTEDSAGRKIREAIVSLKLETFYNKDELLLTYLNRVYLGIDLYGFEDAARFYFAKSAADLTLSEAATLVGILPAPNAFNPVQNYDLAVKYRDGVIYRMRRLGMVSQEDADRARRSRIEINPRAVEILGSTIAPYFYSHVFAELEQLLGEQLAREGNFIVETSLDPTIQTESEKALQNSVSAAGAQFGFSQGAVVTLNSRTGEILAMTGGVDYRESQFNRATQALRQPGSTFKVFAYGAALDRGMSPGQTFSCEPFSWSGQSYSGCERSGGAIDMYQGMAQSENSVALRIAREAGLDRVVQMARRLGIESELKAVPGLVLGQSEVTVLELTGAFGTIANRGVRNRPHAIQRIFDSSDCSDRDDLSTCRVIYDYNSDRTTNQDVLSGEVSDTLTVLLQGVIRGGTGSNASLGWDEAGKTGTTNDNVDLWFVGYVPSEELVTGVWLGNDDNSPTAGSSAQAAQLWRDYMRQIVP; encoded by the coding sequence ATGAGTCCACCGCAGCCCCCCCAACAGCCCAAAACTCTCCTGGGTACGATTACCCAAGTGACCCAGACAGTTTTGGCAAAGGTTCATTTTTCCCGACTGGCCCTCAAACCCAATGCCCGAGTGCCAGAACTTTGGGTTCAAGATGCGGGTACCCCCAAACCGGAGGTTTATCCCCTGTTGGGCGATCGCTATATCATTGGGCGATCGTCCAAAACTAGCGATATTGTCGTCCGCAATCCCGTGGTGAGTCAGACTCATGCCTCCCTCTCCCGGGATACCAATCGTCCCAATACTCCCTTCTATCTCAAAGACGAAAACTCCACCAACGGCATCTTTCGCGGCAAGCGTCGCATTACTTCTACTCCCATCCGCCACCGTCAAAGCTTTACCCTCGGCCCCCCGGAACTGGCCGATTGCGTTCAGGTCCAATACATTGACCCACCCCCCTGGTATGTCCGCGCTGCAAGATGGACCTTTTATACCAGCAGTGGGGTGGCGGGTTTGGCAGCGGTTTTTCTCGGGGTGGAATGGCAAAAGTTTCAAGTGCGCCCCTTCCCGGTGTCTATGCAGGGTCCTGTGGTTGTCTATGCCAGAGATGGATCTACCCCCCTGCGTCCGCCCTTTAATAACGCTCATCGGGAACTGAATCAGTTATCAGAATTTTCCCCCTATCTGTCTGATGCCCTAGTTGCCTCAGAAGATAGTCGTTATTATTGGCATTTTGGGGTTGACCCAATTGGGACCCTGCGGGCTTTGAGTGTGAATTTACGGGGGGGCAGTCTCCAAGGGGGCAGCACCCTCACTCAACAACTCGCCCGCAGTTTGTTTCGGGATTATGTGGGAACGGAAGACTCGGCGGGTCGCAAGATTCGCGAGGCGATCGTCTCTTTAAAATTAGAAACGTTTTATAACAAAGATGAGCTGCTATTAACTTACTTAAACCGGGTCTATTTAGGCATTGACCTCTATGGGTTTGAAGATGCGGCCCGATTTTATTTTGCCAAGTCAGCGGCGGATTTGACGTTATCGGAAGCGGCGACTTTGGTGGGGATTTTGCCAGCGCCCAATGCTTTTAATCCGGTGCAAAATTATGACCTGGCGGTGAAATACCGCGATGGGGTAATCTATCGGATGCGGCGGTTGGGGATGGTGTCTCAGGAAGATGCCGATCGCGCTAGGCGATCGCGCATTGAGATTAACCCCCGCGCTGTGGAAATTCTAGGCAGTACGATCGCCCCCTATTTCTACAGTCATGTCTTTGCCGAACTCGAACAATTATTAGGGGAACAACTGGCCCGGGAAGGGAATTTTATTGTGGAAACTTCCCTAGACCCAACCATTCAAACCGAGTCAGAAAAGGCGTTACAAAATAGTGTGTCTGCTGCCGGTGCTCAATTTGGATTTTCCCAAGGGGCAGTCGTTACCCTGAATTCCCGGACGGGGGAAATTCTCGCTATGACTGGCGGAGTTGACTATCGCGAAAGTCAGTTTAATCGCGCCACCCAAGCGTTACGTCAACCAGGTTCCACGTTTAAAGTGTTTGCCTATGGTGCGGCCCTTGATCGCGGGATGTCCCCGGGTCAGACTTTTTCTTGTGAACCTTTCAGTTGGTCGGGTCAATCTTATAGTGGATGCGAACGCAGTGGCGGTGCGATTGATATGTATCAAGGTATGGCGCAATCGGAAAATTCTGTGGCGTTGCGAATTGCCCGAGAGGCAGGGTTGGATCGGGTGGTCCAAATGGCCCGTCGTCTGGGGATTGAGTCCGAACTTAAGGCGGTTCCCGGGTTGGTCCTGGGTCAGAGTGAGGTGACGGTCCTGGAGTTGACGGGTGCTTTTGGGACGATCGCCAATCGGGGAGTTCGCAATCGTCCCCATGCGATTCAGCGGATTTTTGATAGCAGTGATTGCAGCGATCGCGATGACTTGAGTACCTGTCGGGTGATTTACGATTACAATAGCGATCGCACCACTAATCAGGATGTTCTCTCGGGAGAAGTCTCGGATACTCTCACAGTTTTATTGCAAGGTGTGATTCGAGGCGGGACTGGCAGCAATGCCTCCCTCGGCTGGGATGAAGCGGGGAAAACAGGGACGACTAATGATAATGTAGACCTGTGGTTTGTCGGTTATGTCCCCTCGGAAGAATTAGTAACTGGGGTTTGGTTAGGAAATGATGATAATAGTCCCACTGCCGGAAGTAGCGCTCAAGCGGCCCAGCTTTGGCGGGATTATATGCGTCAAATTGTTCCTTGA
- a CDS encoding biotin transporter BioY: MSAPLELIWALIGLLLTIGGTFLEASIASPSWNGIQGGIPIHSLGVTYQIGAVLLVGCLGGKNAGALSQIAYVALGLMWLPVFTEGGGLDYIKQPTFGYLLGFIPGAWVCGWLAFKMALRLESLAFSCVCGLLSVHAIGLIYLAINLHSDAQTLIDGVFKYSVYPLPGQLAVVCAVTVLAFILRRLMFY; the protein is encoded by the coding sequence GTGTCTGCTCCACTTGAACTGATATGGGCTTTGATTGGCCTCTTGCTGACCATTGGTGGCACCTTTTTAGAAGCCTCAATTGCTAGTCCTTCCTGGAATGGAATCCAGGGGGGAATTCCCATCCATTCCCTAGGTGTGACCTATCAAATTGGAGCCGTTCTCCTGGTGGGCTGTCTGGGGGGTAAAAATGCTGGGGCCTTGTCTCAAATTGCTTATGTGGCCCTGGGATTGATGTGGTTGCCGGTGTTTACCGAAGGCGGTGGACTGGACTACATCAAGCAGCCGACTTTTGGCTATTTACTGGGGTTCATTCCAGGGGCTTGGGTTTGTGGCTGGCTGGCCTTTAAAATGGCCCTGCGGCTGGAAAGTTTAGCCTTTAGCTGTGTCTGTGGTTTACTCAGCGTTCATGCGATCGGGCTGATTTACCTGGCGATTAACTTGCACTCAGATGCTCAAACCCTGATTGATGGAGTTTTTAAATATTCCGTCTATCCCTTACCGGGACAATTAGCGGTGGTTTGTGCCGTCACTGTCTTGGCGTTCATCCTGCGAAGACTGATGTTTTATTGA
- the bioB gene encoding biotin synthase BioB, which produces MSHPSVEVAESDAARGTTETLGESLKQLADRIIAGHRLTREEAIALTQIEGQDSILLLCEAADAVRQACCGNTVDLCSIINVKSGNCSENCGFCSQSVHHPGTDSPVYGLKPRDEILAQAKAAESAGASRFCLVSQGRGPKYSSPKSKEFEEILATVRQIIDETNVKPCCALGEVTPEQAQALAEAGVTRYNHNLESSENFYPEIVTTHAWGDRVATIKNLKAAGIQACSGGIIGMGESWEDRIDLALAARELEVESVPLNLLNPRSDTPLGELPKLDPYEALKAIAIFRLILPQQIIRYAGGRESVMGELQHLGLKAGINAMLIGHYLTTLGQPPDQDRAMLEQLGLQGNEAPVPKGKTNG; this is translated from the coding sequence ATTTCCCATCCATCCGTAGAAGTTGCCGAGAGTGACGCCGCCAGAGGGACAACCGAAACCCTAGGCGAGTCCCTCAAGCAACTGGCCGATCGCATTATTGCTGGGCATCGCCTCACCCGAGAAGAAGCGATCGCCCTGACCCAAATTGAAGGTCAAGACTCCATCCTGCTGCTGTGCGAAGCCGCAGATGCCGTCCGCCAAGCCTGTTGCGGCAATACCGTTGATTTATGTAGCATTATCAACGTCAAATCTGGCAATTGCTCTGAAAACTGTGGCTTTTGCTCCCAATCCGTGCATCATCCTGGCACGGATTCGCCCGTTTATGGACTTAAACCTCGGGACGAAATTCTCGCCCAAGCCAAAGCCGCCGAATCCGCTGGTGCCAGCCGGTTTTGCCTCGTTTCCCAAGGCAGAGGACCCAAATACAGCAGTCCCAAATCTAAAGAATTTGAAGAGATTCTGGCAACTGTGCGCCAGATTATTGACGAAACCAACGTCAAACCCTGCTGTGCCTTGGGTGAAGTGACGCCAGAACAAGCTCAAGCCTTAGCTGAAGCCGGTGTGACGCGCTACAACCATAACTTAGAATCCTCGGAAAACTTTTACCCAGAAATTGTCACGACTCATGCTTGGGGCGATCGCGTCGCTACCATCAAAAATCTCAAAGCCGCAGGCATCCAAGCCTGTAGCGGAGGGATTATTGGCATGGGAGAAAGCTGGGAGGACCGGATTGATTTAGCCTTAGCGGCGCGGGAATTGGAAGTGGAATCCGTCCCCCTCAACCTGCTCAATCCCCGGTCCGATACGCCTTTAGGCGAGCTCCCCAAACTTGATCCCTACGAAGCCTTAAAAGCGATCGCCATCTTCCGTCTCATCCTCCCCCAGCAAATTATTCGTTATGCTGGAGGACGAGAATCGGTCATGGGCGAACTCCAACATTTAGGACTCAAAGCGGGCATCAACGCCATGTTAATCGGTCATTATCTGACCACCCTCGGTCAACCCCCCGACCAAGACCGTGCCATGCTTGAACAACTGGGACTACAAGGGAATGAAGCCCCAGTTCCCAAGGGAAAGACTAACGGTTAG
- the lspA gene encoding signal peptidase II gives MKFKNNSLFWIAGAISVIFDQLTKYWVVQNFEFRESWPLWEGIFHFTYVTNTGAAFSLFSNNGAWLRWLSLLVSLGLIALAWFGPRMNRWEEVGFGLILGGAVGNGIDRFRLGEVIDFLDFRLINFPVFNIADVSINIGIICLLIVMLRPSPPRNEGPSSPGGRD, from the coding sequence ATGAAATTCAAAAACAACTCGTTATTCTGGATTGCTGGTGCTATTAGTGTAATTTTCGACCAACTGACGAAATATTGGGTCGTCCAAAATTTTGAGTTCCGAGAATCTTGGCCCTTATGGGAAGGAATCTTTCATTTTACTTATGTAACGAATACTGGAGCAGCCTTTAGCTTGTTTAGCAATAACGGAGCCTGGTTGCGCTGGCTTTCCTTGTTAGTCAGTCTGGGTTTAATCGCATTAGCCTGGTTTGGTCCGAGGATGAACCGATGGGAAGAGGTCGGGTTTGGCTTGATTTTAGGCGGTGCTGTCGGAAATGGGATTGACCGATTTCGGTTAGGTGAAGTGATTGATTTTCTAGATTTTCGCTTAATTAATTTTCCCGTTTTTAATATTGCGGATGTCTCCATTAATATTGGAATTATTTGTCTGTTGATTGTGATGTTGCGACCCTCTCCCCCTCGCAATGAGGGGCCTAGCAGTCCGGGCGGGAGGGATTAG
- a CDS encoding filamentous hemagglutinin N-terminal domain-containing protein, whose amino-acid sequence MKYFLKQVNPHELSDVWMSKFGLNRRNWVRISVAIASVSVFYTLSRPVQAQILPDASLANPSAVTTEGTIQRITGGTEIGGSLFHSFQEFSLMTGNTAFFDNSLTVENILTRVTGLNPSQIDGIIRANGSANLYLINPNGIVFGPNAQLNLGGSFFASTAESIVLGNGTLFNARNPESPPLLTVNVPVGLQFGPNPGNIGVFSQGIDSSGEVSGLQVFPGQTIGLFGGNVLLDGGQMRSPGGRIEIGSVAGNSRISLTPTERGMRAGYEGVESFQDIQLTQRSGINTSGDGGGTIHLQGRRIAVGEGSQVLAVNVGLLTGGSVNLKSSELVAITGADPDNFTVVVSDTRGVGTGGDLNIETGQFLLQGTGLVSASTFGLGAGGNLTIKAADSITVIGVGFEPLELLIRGTLTGQLQPEDRIPGLVAGTVGEAATGNMTLEAGNAIGLYNGALIHSPTFGDGVGGNLQMRAGNKIEAIAAGVLFNTAFGSNASAGDITIETRNLIITDGTVISSGTLGNGPGGDIVVNASELVEISGTVPGNVLPTGILNNTLFGTGTGGNVTIKTTRLINRGGALISANSGGGNTNSGLVTAGGVGGNINIEASESIEISGVSPDGLVTSGPGTTTFSENPAGNLTISTGRLSISDGAIVSSATFNSGDGGTLTVNATEGIDISGQSPITGLPSTLVSSSGRADIPDLEVTGSGGNLRVNTGELVVRDGATLDVRSIGAGNAGILEIVADSVRVDTGGSLNAATVSGAGGNIQLRSNTLLLRREGNITTNAGNTDGGNITIDTQFLTALENSDITANALAGRGGRVSISAEGIFGTEFREAQTPRSDITATSDLGPEFSGTVELNTPDADSSLGVVPLQDNFVNADQLIAQNFCAADDVSSLTVTGRGGLPDSPTELLNSPVILDDLRLVQTQGTAFQSQSNPVGEFRGEKMARTTPLVEAQGWTVTPEGTVVLVTEAPQVTPHSSWVTQQNCEK is encoded by the coding sequence ATGAAATATTTTTTAAAGCAAGTAAATCCTCACGAACTTTCTGATGTTTGGATGAGTAAATTTGGGCTAAATCGGCGAAATTGGGTGAGGATTTCTGTAGCGATCGCTTCGGTCAGTGTTTTCTATACCCTGAGTAGACCAGTCCAGGCGCAAATCTTGCCCGATGCTTCATTGGCCAATCCGAGTGCTGTGACAACTGAGGGAACAATTCAGCGGATTACCGGCGGGACAGAAATTGGAGGAAGTTTATTTCATAGCTTCCAGGAATTTTCTCTGATGACAGGGAATACCGCCTTCTTTGATAATTCATTAACCGTAGAAAATATCCTGACGAGAGTAACAGGACTCAACCCGTCCCAAATCGATGGCATCATCCGCGCCAATGGCAGTGCCAATCTGTATTTAATCAATCCCAACGGCATTGTATTCGGTCCGAATGCACAACTGAATCTCGGTGGGTCATTTTTTGCCAGTACCGCGGAGAGTATAGTCCTAGGGAATGGGACTTTATTTAATGCGCGCAACCCCGAGTCACCCCCCTTGCTGACAGTCAACGTGCCGGTGGGGTTACAATTTGGGCCAAATCCGGGGAACATTGGGGTGTTCTCCCAAGGGATAGACAGTAGTGGGGAAGTGAGTGGACTGCAAGTGTTTCCCGGGCAAACTATCGGACTCTTTGGGGGGAATGTGCTCCTAGATGGGGGACAAATGCGATCGCCCGGAGGACGGATTGAAATCGGTAGCGTGGCAGGCAATAGCCGGATTAGTTTGACCCCAACCGAACGGGGGATGAGGGCAGGATATGAAGGGGTCGAGAGTTTCCAGGATATTCAACTGACTCAACGCAGTGGGATCAACACCAGTGGGGACGGGGGAGGAACCATTCACCTGCAAGGACGGCGAATTGCCGTGGGAGAAGGGTCTCAAGTCCTGGCGGTCAATGTCGGGTTACTTACCGGGGGATCGGTGAATCTCAAATCCTCCGAATTAGTGGCGATTACTGGTGCTGACCCGGATAATTTTACCGTAGTCGTCAGTGATACTCGGGGAGTGGGGACCGGGGGAGACTTGAATATTGAAACCGGACAATTTTTACTCCAGGGGACCGGATTGGTGTCTGCCAGCACCTTTGGACTGGGGGCCGGAGGAAATCTTACCATCAAGGCCGCCGATTCGATTACCGTGATTGGGGTGGGATTTGAGCCATTAGAGTTATTAATTAGGGGAACATTAACCGGACAACTGCAACCGGAAGATCGCATCCCGGGGTTGGTAGCGGGAACCGTGGGCGAAGCAGCTACTGGGAATATGACCTTAGAAGCGGGGAACGCGATCGGGTTGTATAATGGGGCATTAATTCATAGTCCGACCTTTGGGGATGGGGTAGGGGGCAACCTCCAGATGAGGGCGGGAAATAAGATAGAAGCGATCGCCGCTGGAGTGTTATTCAATACCGCCTTTGGGAGTAACGCTTCCGCTGGGGATATTACCATTGAAACTCGCAACCTGATTATCACCGATGGCACCGTGATTTCCAGTGGAACCCTGGGGAATGGTCCGGGGGGGGATATTGTGGTGAATGCGTCAGAATTGGTGGAAATCAGCGGAACCGTACCCGGAAATGTGCTGCCGACGGGAATTTTAAATAATACCCTCTTTGGAACTGGGACTGGGGGTAACGTGACGATTAAAACCACACGGTTAATTAATCGCGGGGGTGCATTGATTTCTGCCAATAGTGGGGGGGGAAATACTAACAGTGGATTGGTGACTGCTGGGGGAGTTGGAGGGAATATTAACATTGAAGCGAGTGAGTCAATCGAGATTTCTGGAGTGTCCCCGGATGGGTTGGTCACCAGTGGTCCGGGGACGACGACCTTTAGTGAGAATCCGGCGGGGAATTTAACGATTTCCACTGGAAGGTTAAGCATTAGCGACGGGGCGATCGTCTCCTCGGCGACGTTCAACAGTGGGGATGGGGGAACCCTGACTGTGAATGCCACAGAAGGGATTGATATTTCCGGGCAGTCGCCGATTACCGGATTACCGAGTACCTTAGTTTCCTCCTCAGGACGGGCGGATATACCAGATTTGGAAGTCACCGGGTCCGGGGGGAACTTGCGGGTGAATACTGGAGAATTAGTGGTCCGGGATGGAGCAACCTTAGATGTGAGGAGTATTGGGGCGGGCAATGCCGGGATTTTAGAAATTGTCGCCGACTCCGTGCGGGTAGATACTGGGGGGAGTTTGAATGCCGCCACGGTTTCTGGTGCCGGAGGTAACATTCAACTGCGATCGAACACCCTGCTGTTACGTCGGGAAGGCAATATCACCACCAATGCCGGGAATACCGATGGAGGGAACATTACCATCGATACCCAATTTTTAACTGCCCTAGAAAATAGTGATATTACCGCTAATGCCTTAGCGGGACGAGGGGGACGAGTCAGCATCAGTGCTGAGGGGATTTTTGGGACAGAATTTCGCGAAGCGCAAACCCCGCGCAGTGATATTACCGCCACCTCGGACCTGGGACCCGAGTTTAGCGGGACCGTGGAACTGAACACCCCCGATGCGGATTCCAGCTTGGGAGTTGTGCCACTGCAAGATAATTTTGTGAATGCGGATCAACTGATTGCTCAGAACTTCTGTGCCGCCGATGACGTAAGTAGCCTTACCGTGACGGGACGAGGAGGGTTGCCAGACTCTCCCACAGAACTGCTGAATTCTCCGGTAATTTTAGATGATTTGCGCCTAGTGCAGACTCAGGGAACAGCATTCCAGAGTCAATCCAATCCAGTTGGGGAGTTCCGGGGAGAGAAAATGGCTCGCACAACTCCTCTGGTAGAAGCTCAAGGCTGGACTGTGACCCCAGAGGGGACAGTGGTTCTGGTGACAGAAGCGCCCCAGGTTACCCCGCACAGTTCTTGGGTGACCCAACAGAATTGTGAAAAATAA
- a CDS encoding DUF937 domain-containing protein, with protein sequence MKLFDQIVSAISNPTQQASTNQIGSVINAVQQLSQTYHTDPGTTQSVLSIVSHFVRSSLQEKRATGGNDLVQSLVNQFSGTSANSAAIAALFSIPQLNEMISAIASRTGLDPQQIQSMLPLLIPVVLQLLQTGASSENPQTGSNPVLNQFLDANNDGEVNIGDAIQLASRFLTNR encoded by the coding sequence ATGAAACTATTTGACCAAATCGTGAGTGCCATCAGCAATCCTACCCAACAAGCCAGTACCAATCAAATTGGCAGTGTGATCAATGCCGTACAACAACTGAGTCAGACTTACCATACCGACCCCGGAACGACTCAATCTGTGTTATCGATTGTCAGCCATTTTGTCCGGTCTTCTTTACAGGAAAAACGGGCCACTGGCGGGAATGATTTAGTTCAATCTTTGGTTAATCAGTTTAGTGGGACGAGTGCTAATTCGGCTGCGATCGCCGCTTTGTTTTCTATCCCTCAACTGAATGAAATGATTTCCGCGATCGCCTCCCGCACAGGCTTAGATCCTCAACAAATTCAATCGATGCTACCCTTATTAATCCCGGTGGTTCTCCAATTGTTACAAACCGGGGCCAGTTCTGAAAATCCGCAAACGGGTTCTAACCCGGTTCTCAATCAATTTTTAGATGCCAATAATGATGGTGAAGTGAATATCGGCGATGCCATCCAATTAGCCAGCCGTTTTTTAACGAATCGTTAA